A window of Solea senegalensis isolate Sse05_10M linkage group LG20, IFAPA_SoseM_1, whole genome shotgun sequence contains these coding sequences:
- the pogza gene encoding uncharacterized protein pogza: MEVQCDTGGDTDLTMECDEDEPSSLLSSSSLQAEEKKEDEGLKVRSLEEEMDQSQTRLISIPKQLMKNCSAPTLMSSAVPLGFRLNGQLVPLLPGGGAAELKLCSQPRGSVSGFTVTVTGSHHINNTTAPPTADTHCPAPEAQANSTPIITGVISGEEAQKVLNQHNLNFKFTLPLANLKTLKTPPHIQHAPPTITQLTPPAALRTLAPPTSSNRTATSHKLQLKGQQEHVSPPNCLNCASHYKFIKQLRGFMCLCSPGIAQSLENLKKKRRSREEKMTPQRSSDDVLSDPDSPVPEPADSPLRECMAPPPGSPQGKLVMLVEDFFYGSALGRSPAHTNRLGPQYREDFCCVFCPTTIRNNIEFMSHTLQHDAAIKPSCPYCYRRFLSPFKLQCHIEGDHSRCMSSATCQICERNFGSEPRFLLHMKRAHKPGEMPYVCQVCDFRSSFYSDVWSHFKDVHADTKYLLCHYCLMVLVDESNYQHHVTQHQKKYMFDCDKCRLHFLYAQQRNKHQELHETYIKPAQLTGLTPGTKVTVRTYSVVEGAENDEVVKKVVPCKVIKVDSPPPTQEVPKRKKVESLGPLLSSLSEEAGVSPLLCVECLSTVRDVRNHFPSLVHCSLCRFITCCSTSYANHMINNHVTFNENQPYQSIFLSNPRSSHRLECVSCKLSTYRGDVMANHLTERPEHHCRVHKDWSIYREQHTHTCDSVTSAGDLGHSGFVPINLMSSSKMTSTQLSVKPLPSPSPLCSEPAMTIIIVGPRPQSDQMLASSLSVSQLAAVLSSLCHGVSQASHRCQTASAAILSWTEQQERGLCSRNWHWKTARLVSWLLRQRELQLAVSEDVLLQVATTFLGQDSQLSERYRWSVDFMLRHDSSCLTLPMDIRDKCHTFVQSLQDQLRSTRLQPRSIGCMDEFSIFIGHKALEDQNPTAFQLFASPEVEPLLDVFLSTLSDGTLLTPLLFFRRTPSHVPEGFPSNVLLETRQDGFSDQERLNIWINKVWRPCMEVSGHSRESVLLVDSHRGHLNSQFKDDLSSISTDVMVIPPGCSCRLQPLHICVTPVLQDFLQARWTQLVCQGGLDGLGLDHLALMFTCWLSELCSTLNSQTGVLHRSFSSVLDSQVKDCVEAVTMIKDLKEALMQTLETPEPQPEPQPEPQPEHEPEGPGPGLLQTKETVVIEQPGGGASLRCVS; this comes from the exons ATGGAGGTGCAGTGTGACACAGGTGGGGACACTGACCTGACCATGGAGTGTGATGAAGATGAGCCTTCATCACTGCTGTCGTCTTCATCACTGCAGgctgaggaaaagaaagaggatgAAG GTCTGAAGGTCAGGTCACTAGAGGAGGAGATGGACCAATCACAGACCAGACTCATCTCCATCCCAAAGCAGCTAATGAAGAACTGCAGCGCCCCCACACTGATG tcctCAGCTGTTCCTCTGGGCTTCAGGTTGAACGGTCAGCTGGTCCCTCTGCTGCCTGGAG GTGGCGCTGCAGAGTTGAAGCTGTGCTCTCAACCCAGAGGTTCAGTCAGTggcttcactgtcactgtgacagGAAGTCACCACATCAACAACACCACAGCTCCGCCCACTGCTGACACTCACTGTCCAGCACCTGAGGCTCAGGCTAACTCCACCCCCATCATCACAG gtgtgaTCTCTGGGGAAGAAGCTCAGAAGGTTCTCAATCAACATAACCTCAACTTTAAATTCACCCTGCCTCTCGCCAACCTGAAGACCCTGAAGACCCCGCCTCACATACAACATGCCCCACCCACCATAACACAGCTCACTCCCCCAGCTGCATTGAGGACCCTGGCTCCTCCCACCAGTAGCAACCGAACTGCTACTTCTCACAAACTGCAACTCAAAG gtcaGCAGGAACACGTGTCTCCTCCAAACTGTCTCAACTGTGCATCACACTACAAATTCATCAAGCAGCTGCGAGGATTCATGTGT CTGTGCAGTCCTGGCATTGCTCAGAGTctggagaacctgaagaagaagaggaggagcagagaagagaagatg ACGCCTCAGAGGTCGTCTGATGATGTCCTGTCAGACCCTGATAGCCCTGTTCCTGAGCCCGCCGACAGCCCCCTGCGGGAGTGCATGGCTCCTCCCCCTGGCTCCCCTCAGGGTAAACTGGTGATGCTGGTAGAGGATTTTTTCTATGGCTCTGCCCTTGGACGAAGCCCCGCCCACACCAACAGGCTGGGTCCACAGTACAGAGAAgatttctgctgtgttttctgtcccaCGACAATACGCAACAACATCGA gtTTATGAGTCACACGCTACAACACGACGCTGCCATCAAACCCTCATGTCCTTACTGTTACCGTCGCTTTCTCTCCCCATTCAAACTGCAGTGCCACATTGAGGGCGACCACAGCCGGTGCATGTCCTCAG ccacaTGTCAGATCTGTGAGCGCAACTTTGGCTCTGAGCCTCGTTTCCTGTTGCACATGAAGAGGGCGCACAAACCAGGAGAGATGCCGTACGTGTGCCAG GTGTGTGACTTCAGGTCTTCCTTCTACTCGGACGTCTGGTCGCACTTTAAGGACGTTCATGCTGACACCAAGTATCTGCTGTGTCACTACTGTCTAATGGTGCTGGTGGATGAGAGCAACTACCAACATCATGTGACCCAacaccag aagaAATACATGTTTGACTGTGACAAGTGTCGCCTTCACTTCCTGTACGCACAACAACGTAACAAACACCAAGAGCTGCACGAGACCTACATCAAACCTGCTCAGCTCACTGGACTCACACCTGGAaccaag gtcaCAGTGAGGACTTACTCTGTGGTGGAAGGAGCTGAAAATGATGAGGTGGTGAAGAAAGTCGTTCCATGCAAG GTCATAAAAGTTGACTCACCACCACCTACACAGGAAGTgccaaagaggaaaaaagtggAGAGCCTGGGCCCCCTGCTGTCCAGCCTCAG tgAGGAGGCTggtgtctctcctctcctctgtgtcgAGTGTCTCTCGACCGTGCGTGACGTCAGGAATCATTTTCCGTCTTTGGTTCACTGTTCTCTCTGCAGGTtcatcacctgctgctccaCCTCCTACGCCAACCACATGATCAA TAATCATGTGACCTTCAATGAAAACCAACCGTACCAGAGCATCTTCCTGTCCAACCCTCG gtcgtCACACAGGTTGGAGTGTGTGTCGTGTAAACTCAGCACCTACAGAGGAGACGTGATGGCCAATCACCTGACAGAGAGACCTGAGCATCACTGCAGAGTTCAcaaag ATTGGAGCATTTACAgagaacagcacacacacacctgtgacag TGTGACATCAGCAGGTGATCTAGGACACAGTGGCTTCGTCCCCATCAACTTGATGTCCTCCAGTAAGATGACGTCCacacagctgtcagtcaaacccctcccctccccctcccccctctgctcTGAGCCGGCAATGACCATCATCATTGTAGGGCCACGCCCACAATCTGATCAG aTGTTGgcgtcctctctgtctgtctctcagctgGCAGCTGTTCTGTCCTCACTGTGTCACGGCGTCTCTCAGGCATCACACCGCTGTCAGACGGCGTCCGCGGCGATCCTGTCTTGGACCGAGCAGCAGGAGCGTGGGCTGTGTAGCAGGAATTGGCACTGGAAGACGGCGCGGTTGGTCAGCTGGTTGCTGAGGCAGCGAGAGCTGCAGCTCGCTGTCAGTGAAGACGTGCTCCTGCAGGTCGCCACGACGTTCCTGGGACAGGACAGTCAGCTGTCGGAGCGCTACAGGTGGTCAGTGGACTTCATGCTGAGACACGACAGCAGCTGCCTCACACTGCCAATGGACATCAGAGACAAATGCCACACGTTCGTACAGTCCCTGCAGGACCAG CTCCGCAGCACGCGTCTCCAGCCTCGCTCCATTGGCTGCATGGACGAGTTCTCCATCTTCATTGGTCACAAAGCCTTGGAGGACCAGAACCCCACTGCCTTCCAGCTGTTTGCGTCTCCTGAGGTTGAACCTCTGCTCGATGTCTTCCTGTCCACTCTGTCCGACGGAACGCTGCTCACGCCGCTGCTTTTCTTCAGAAGGACGCCGTCACATGTCCCTGAAGGTTTCCCCAGCAACGTTCTGCTGGAGACTCGGCAGGACGGGTTCTCCGACCAGGAACGCCTGAACATCTGGATCAACAAG GTGTGGCGCCCCTGTATGGAGGTCTCTGGCCATAGCAGGGAGTCTGTCCTCCTGGTGGACAGTCATCGAGGTCACCTGAACAGTCAGTTCAAGGACGACCTGTCCTCCATCTCCACTGACGTCATGGTCATCCCACCAGGGTGCAGCTGCCGTCTGCAGCCGCTCCACATCTGCGTGACACCCGTCCTGCAAGACTTCCTGCAG GCTCGCTGGACTCAGCTGGTGTGTCAGGGTGGACTGGACGGTCTGGGTCTGGATCACCTGGCTCTGATGTTCACCTGCTGGCTCAGTGAACTTTGTTCCACTCTCAACTCACAGACTGGCGTCCTGCACAG GTCATTCAGCTCAGTGCTGGATTCGCAGGTGAAGGACTGTGTAGAGGCAGTGACGATGATCAAAGACCTTAAAGAAGCTCTGATGCAGACTCTGGAGACACCAGAACCTCAACCAGAACCTCAACCAGAACCTCAACCAGAACATGAACCTgaaggtccaggtccaggtctgcTTCAGACGAAGGAAACGGTAGTTATAGAACAGCCAGGAGGCGGAGCATCACTCAGGTGTGTCAGCTGA